The Chryseolinea soli nucleotide sequence TCTCGTAGCCCTTTTCTGCAAACACTTTGCCGAGCGAGAACAGGTGTTCGTTGTTGGGGCGGCGCACGATGGATTGGCCTGGCGTGGGCGGCACGCATAGGGACAAGGCCTCGAGGCCGCGCACGGTGCGTGTTCCGGTGGCGTAGACGTTGGTGAAAAACAAACTGTGTTGCGCCAGGGAGTCGAGAAAGGGTGTGATGTTGAGGGTGCTGCCAAAGGCGTTCATGAATTCGCCGCTGAGGCTCTCCACGGAGATGAGCACCACATTCAGGTGCTTCTCTTCACCGGTGTGTGCAATGCGCCGGCTGATGTCTTCGGGGTGGTTGTTCACAAAGGTAGCTTCCGGCGTGCGGATCATCTCGCGCACATCGCGGAACGACGTTTCCTGGGAGATGGTCTTGTAGAACTGATCATAGCTCAGTTCGTTGTTCAGGTAGGCGGCAAACAGCTCATACATGCCGTTGCCCGAGAGCTCGTTCACGTATGCATTGTTGCTGAACTGATGATACTTCGCGTTCACGGCAAAATAAAGCATCACCGGCAGCACGGCATATCCCAAGAACACAACACTGCGTTTTTTGAACCGCATAGGTTCCGCAGCCGGCAGGCGCTTCACAAGACGTGTCAACGGGACCACAATGAGCGCGCAAAGAACTACAAGACCCGTAATGATCCAGACGATCGGATAGGACTGCTGAATGTTGCCCAGCACTTCATTGGTATACACCAGGTAATCGACGGCGATAAAATTATAGCGGGTGTTAAACTCTTCCCAAAAGAACCATTCGGCAACGGCATTGAACAACAGCAGGAAGGTGAACACCGTAACCAACACCAGCAGCACCACGCCATGCCAACGCTTTCCGTAGAGACGCTGCGGCACCAGCCACAGGTACAACATCATCGGAATAATGAAATAGGCGGCATTGACCAGGTCGTAGAAAAAGCCGAACAGGAATATGCCCAGCAAATTGCCCACGGACACATCGACTTGCGAAAAGGAATAGATGAGAAAGACAATGCGGGTGAGTAGGGAGATGCCGACAAGCAACGATACAAGAAGAACGGCCGCGCCGAATCTTCCGTGGAGGAGCCTGGTGAGTGCGCCCTCCTTTGGATTGGTAATCGCCATGTGAAAGAAGCCTGGTATGGTTTAGGTTTTAGATGCTCAGGTTTACCGAAAGTAACAATTATTTCATTCAAAAATCACGATAATTTCACCGGCAACCCTACATCTGTCCTTTTTAAACCGGACCTCATCCTAACGCCCGCTTGTATTGTTACATTAATTCCACACTACCTCCGCTAAATCAAAAAAAGCATAAAAAAAAGGATGCCCTTCAGCATCCCCTTCTATCAAAACAGTTGTCTTACTTTCTTCTTTACTTTTTCTTTTTATTCGACTCAAAATTAAGCGAGGTGGAATTCACGCAATAGCGCTTGCCGGTCAGCGTAGGGCCGTCGTCGAAGAGGTGGCCGAGGTGGGCACCGCAACGGGCGCAGACGATCTCGGTGCGGATCATGCCGTGGGAGGTGTCTTCGATCTTCAGGATCTTGTCGCCGGCAAGCTCTTTGTCAAAGCTGGGCCATCCGCATTCGGAATCAAACTTCATATCGGACGTGAACAACTCCGCGCCGCAACCGGCACAGGTGTAGACACCTTTTTCGTGGTGCAGGTAATATTTACCCATGTAAGGGGCATCGGTTCCCTTTTCGCGCAGCACATGGTATTGTTCGGAGGTGAGTATGGCGCGCCATTCAGCATCGGTACGCTGGATGACCTTGGCCGTATCCTTAGCGATCTTTTCCTTTTCGACGCGGTTCTGGCTATTGCCGGTGCAGGCGGCAAACAGGGTGATGGCTACAATGAAAACAAATCGTTGCATGGTATTCTGGTTTTATAATGGAAAAACGCTAATCTGAAGTTTTTGGTTTGCCGGAAACTGTCGCGCACCATACATTCCATGGCAATAAAAACGCCAAGTCTCCCACCTCACTTCGTTCAAGCCGGGACTTCATCATTCTGAACCCAAGATACATCCTAAAAATCCTGAGAAAAAGAAAAATCCCGTCTCCCGGTCATATACGAAATACGAACGGGAGCGGGATCTCTCCTGAATAAATTAACTAACCTGTCATTTATGATGAACGATAGCCCATCTCGTAAACTGATTTTACGTGAGGACCAAGGAACACCCGCGCATAGATCCGGATAATCGAAAGGCCGTCGATGATAAAGCTCAACGACACAAAAAACGCCAGCAGGAATTGCTCTTCGTGAATATGGGTAAAGATCAAGTCCTCTCCCACAAACGTGGGGGTGATGGGAAATCCTGAAACACCCAGACACGACAGCAGGAAGATGAACGCCAGCTTGGGGTGTCTGTAGGAATGGCCATGGAACTGGTCCAGGTCAATGTTTTGTTCCAGCGATTTCAACCACCGCAAGCAAAAGTATCCCAGTAATCCGGAAACGAGGATACCACTCAAGTACAGGAACGTCTGGTCGTACTTGAAATGTTCGTTAAAGGAAATGGCCAGGGCGATCCAAAAGTGATTCATGATCACCAGGATCCAGCTCATTTCCACATTCTTTCTTTCGGTAAAGGATTTCAACACCGCGATCAGCGCCAGCAAGGAGAAAAAGATGGGCAACGCCTGGTGGATCGCGGGCGGTATCACCTCTTCGCCATATAAACTGGCCACGCCGATGAGATAGGCCGGCACAAAGAATAACATCACGCGGCTCACGGTGAGGAAGTTCAACCCGCGACCAGCCCACTTCAACGGGTTCCAGAGATAGCGGTACATGAAGGAGTCGAGGTTCCATTCTTTCAGACACAGCATGTACAGCGTGTACTGCATTTTCTTGGGGAATGAGTCTTCGATGGAGCGGGCACGGGGCGTGAAATTGTAGAACTGCTCGCGGATGAGATAGCTCACCACCGAAGGCGACACCAGCAATTGATACGTTCTCAGGAAAGCATTGCCGGCAAAGTGGAACAACGCCAGCCCGCTGAATCCGGCGGCGATCTCGATAAAGATCAACCCGATCTGCGCAATGGACGCGTAGGCGATCTGGCTCTTCACCGACGACTGCACGCGGGCGATGCCGGTCGTGATCACGCTGGTGACAAAGCCCAGCAAGCCGATGAGGATGCGCACCGAAAGCTGGTGCTCCCAGAAGGGAAAGGTCCTCAGCAAAAGGAACACGCCCAAATGCACGGCAAGCGATCCATAGAAGATGGCGCTCGAAGGCGTGGGCCCTTCCATGGCGCGCGGCAACCAGGAGGAGAACGGCAGCTGTGCCGACTTGGCGGCGGCCGAGATGAGGATCAACAGCGAAATGAGCACCCCTACCCAACTGTGGCGTTGCAAATGTTCGTGCACCAACTCGAAGTTGCTCAACTTCGCAAAGGTGACGTTCTCGTGCCACAAGTGGTGCATGAGCCACATGGCCAGGATCAATCCCACGTCGCCGATGCGATAGATGGAAAACACCTTCACGGCATTTTTCACGGGCAGGTAGCGATCGCGATAGAAAGCGATGAGCAGGAACGAAGAAATACCCAGGATCTCCCACCCTACAAACAGCGTCTCCAGGTTGCCGGAGAAGATGGTGAGGTTGTAGCCGAAGTAGAAGAACAGGATCGTGTTAAAGAACCGCTTGTAGCCCACTTCGCGGTGCAAATAGTAGCGGCTATAGATCGTTACCAGGAACGTGAGGAACGCCCCCACAAACAAGTAGGTGGCCGTGACCCGGTCGAAATAAAAGTCGATGAAGAATTCATAGCCCGTGGTTTTGAAGAGCACGATGTCTTTCAGATCATACGGGGGCAGGCCGTCGATAAACCAGTATACGGCAAACACAAGGAAGCTCAACAAATGAAGCCCCACCGTAGAGAAGGCCACGCGCGACATGAGGGTTTCCTGTTTGCCGGGGATGAGCAGGCTCAATAGGAATCCCGCCAGCGGGATCACGATGAAAAGTTGAAGAAGCGATGTCATGATGCGGCGGTCTTATGAAAGTGAGTAAACGGGAAGATTGTCGTGATGCGTCTCGATGATGGCTGTCACGTCGGGAACAACGTCGACCTTGCTGAGCAACGGCTTGTATGCCGCGAACTTGCCTTCCTTGAACACGGAGGCCTGCCGCGTTTCGGGATTGACGGCAGCCAGGTATACCCATTCGTTGATGAACCACTCGTATACTTCGGGGCTTCGCTGTATAACATCCAGCAACATCTCGGGAAATTGCTCCACGATGACCATGAGCCGGATCGGATCGTGCACTTCGATCATTTGACTGGGCAGGCCGGGGCGAAGATCGCCGTCGATGCCGTTGGCCACACCAAAGAGTCCCATCACGTTGTGGGGCAGCTTGGTGCCGGCGCCCATCTTTTGGTTGTCGGTGCGCGAGAAGAAATACTCCAGGTTGATGCCGCCGCACACCGGGCCCACGGGCTTCATCACGTTGTGGAGGATGTTGCCTTGCGGATCGATCCGGTAGTCGTAGGAGTTGAGGAACGAACGGCGGTCGAGGAAGACGTCCTTGGTCAGGCTTCTCCGGCCGATGATGCACAGCGCATTTGTCGCATGGTTCAATTCGGGACGCGGTTCGAAGAGCGACACAGATCGCGTTCTGACCTTTTCGTGAATTCTCATAGGACTCAACGTGGTCGGGATGGATTCGAATCTCCGCGAGCGTTCTTTGGAATTATAGTCGAGCGCGTTAGCAAACACCACTTCATGCTTGCTATGGTTTTCGGCGTTCATTCTGGACAGCGACGCTTCATCGAAGAACATGATCTCGTCGCGTGTGGTGTCGTGGATGCCCCCCACGAATTGGGTGGTCTCGGGGATGGTGATGCCGCGTTCGGCGAGCATCTTTCTCACCTCGGGTTTATTGGCCATGGCACAGATGACGCGGGCATTCACCGAGCCGGCTCTACCCGAGCACGCGCCGCAGTCGTAGGCGGCATAGTGTGGGTTGTTGATGCTGCTGGAGCCGTGGCCGATCACATACACTACCGGCGCAAAGTCTTTCACCAACCCAATACTTTTCAACATACCCTCCAGGCGGTTGGTCATTTCTTCGATGGTGAAACCGATTTGCAGGTCGTTCTCGCGGTGATCCAGTCCTTTATTCTCGATGGTCAGCCTCGACATCTTGTCCATGTGTCTGAACGACGAGGCCGTTGCCGGGCTCATTGACGGGCGGAAGATGTTCACAAACAGTTTGAAGGCCGACCAGAATCCCAACGTCTGGGATATGAGCCAACCGCTGTAGAAGTTATGCGAATGCTTCGAGAAGTGTGCATCTTTCTGGCGCTTGCTTTTCGAACCCACCTCCTTGATGAGGTACTTGGGGGTTACCGGCGCGGGACACAGCTTGGTGTAGAACTTGCCGTCTTCGGGCTGATAGTAGAACTCCACGCTAAAGAAGCCGGGGGTTCCAAAGGTCTCACACGCCGGGTCGAGTTTTTCCAGGTAGCGACGGAGCGAACATTCGCGATCGTCGATACAGAACATGGCCTGGAAGCTTTTGTGGTCCGGCGCCGGTTTAGGATGTTTGGGAAACTGTATGCCTTCCAGCACTTCGTCGTAGTAGGACCATTCGTAGGCTTCCTGCAGGATGTTGAGCACTTCGTTGTACTCCGTGTCGGGCACGGGCACAAACAACCCGAGCGGAAGGCTCTTTATTTTGGTGGCCAGCGGTGACCAGTTGGCTACGCCAAAATGTGTGTCCAGGGCGTCGATCTCCATCAGTAGTTCGAGCACGATAAGGTCGTGGAGCGAGATCTGCCGGTGGTCGAGCAGGGTCTGTGGCTGGTCTTCGATCTGCGACACCATGCCCGACCATCCCTGGTGTGCAAATTGTTGGTCGTATAAATATTGTGCGTAGAGCGACTCGTCCCCTACCAGAACCTTCAGCAGGTCGGCGATCTCGCAGGATGTTCTCAGGAATACTTCTTTTGCCCGGTTCTTATGGAAAAAGCTGGCCAGGCTGTTGCGCTCCATTTCACGCAATGCCGAAAGAAAACTTTTATTGCTGACGGGGAAATCCCAGATGGAAATGCCCTGGTCAAGGTAGCTGCACAACGTGCGGAAGAGAACCGGCTGCACCAATGAATCGAGGTCCATGCGGTATTCTCTTTTCCAGTTGGCGCGCAACTGGCCGATGCGGGGCGAGGTGTTGTTCTCGTATACTTTGATGAGCGCTTTCTCTTTCCATTCCGGGATGGAGGAAGCGCCGTGCCGTTGGGTGATGATCATCTCCAGGATATCTCCCCGGATCCTGTTTGTGGTATAGGCCGACCGGTATTCGTCCAACGTGAGGCCCACTTTGTAGCCAAAAATCTCGGTGGCGCTGCGGATCGCTTTTTCAAACTTCAGCTTCTGGAAAGCATGAAGCGTGTTGTGGTGGATAAAATCCTTGAGGGGGGCCTGAGCCGGCAGGTAGTGCTTCAGGTCGTGAAGTACGGCATGCTCATCGAAGGAAATATTTTGATGTGTTTTCATCTCAATGTCGTGTGAAACAAAGTGACGGACAGCCTGGGGGCCACGGGCGAAGTAAAAAGAGTAGCCTTCCGTGGAGGCATCAACAAAATATGCTAGATCAAAAGGGACCTCGCGGAGAGGTACAAGGGCATATGGGCTGTATTGTCATAAACGCGGTGCGCGTCGGAGATGCTGTTGGATGAAGATCCGGCGATGGTAAACAACACGGACTCGCCGGTAAAGCCAATGAAAACGATATGGTTCTGAACTACGGGGACGAAACCTTTCTCTTCTTCGGTTTCTTTTTCTTCGAAGGTGAGGTCAGCCCACTGGCAGGCCGGACTTAATTTTTCTGTCAGCGCCAGGCCTTCAAACTCGTAGAGGCTGCGAAAGGCAGCCAGGCTATCGGAAACGATTGAGGATGCTAAAAAGAATCCAACCAAGATGCTAGCTAAAAGTCTGATGTGATTCGATTTCTTCATAGAACCTAACAAATGTAAAAAAATTTACC carries:
- a CDS encoding YbcC family protein, which translates into the protein MKTHQNISFDEHAVLHDLKHYLPAQAPLKDFIHHNTLHAFQKLKFEKAIRSATEIFGYKVGLTLDEYRSAYTTNRIRGDILEMIITQRHGASSIPEWKEKALIKVYENNTSPRIGQLRANWKREYRMDLDSLVQPVLFRTLCSYLDQGISIWDFPVSNKSFLSALREMERNSLASFFHKNRAKEVFLRTSCEIADLLKVLVGDESLYAQYLYDQQFAHQGWSGMVSQIEDQPQTLLDHRQISLHDLIVLELLMEIDALDTHFGVANWSPLATKIKSLPLGLFVPVPDTEYNEVLNILQEAYEWSYYDEVLEGIQFPKHPKPAPDHKSFQAMFCIDDRECSLRRYLEKLDPACETFGTPGFFSVEFYYQPEDGKFYTKLCPAPVTPKYLIKEVGSKSKRQKDAHFSKHSHNFYSGWLISQTLGFWSAFKLFVNIFRPSMSPATASSFRHMDKMSRLTIENKGLDHRENDLQIGFTIEEMTNRLEGMLKSIGLVKDFAPVVYVIGHGSSSINNPHYAAYDCGACSGRAGSVNARVICAMANKPEVRKMLAERGITIPETTQFVGGIHDTTRDEIMFFDEASLSRMNAENHSKHEVVFANALDYNSKERSRRFESIPTTLSPMRIHEKVRTRSVSLFEPRPELNHATNALCIIGRRSLTKDVFLDRRSFLNSYDYRIDPQGNILHNVMKPVGPVCGGINLEYFFSRTDNQKMGAGTKLPHNVMGLFGVANGIDGDLRPGLPSQMIEVHDPIRLMVIVEQFPEMLLDVIQRSPEVYEWFINEWVYLAAVNPETRQASVFKEGKFAAYKPLLSKVDVVPDVTAIIETHHDNLPVYSLS
- a CDS encoding LTA synthase family protein translates to MAITNPKEGALTRLLHGRFGAAVLLVSLLVGISLLTRIVFLIYSFSQVDVSVGNLLGIFLFGFFYDLVNAAYFIIPMMLYLWLVPQRLYGKRWHGVVLLVLVTVFTFLLLFNAVAEWFFWEEFNTRYNFIAVDYLVYTNEVLGNIQQSYPIVWIITGLVVLCALIVVPLTRLVKRLPAAEPMRFKKRSVVFLGYAVLPVMLYFAVNAKYHQFSNNAYVNELSGNGMYELFAAYLNNELSYDQFYKTISQETSFRDVREMIRTPEATFVNNHPEDISRRIAHTGEEKHLNVVLISVESLSGEFMNAFGSTLNITPFLDSLAQHSLFFTNVYATGTRTVRGLEALSLCVPPTPGQSIVRRPNNEHLFSLGKVFAEKGYETKYIYGGYGYFDNMNYFFANNGYTVVDREELADNEIDYENIWGVADENLFTLAMREIDKTVDSHKPVFAHVMTTSNHRPYTYPEGRIDIPSHTGREGAVKYTDYAIGDFIRKARKKPWFDSTVFVIVADHCASSAGKSELPINKYHIPLLVYSPANIAPAKMERLMSQIDLGPTMLGLLNFSYVSKFYGYDIFQLEPGRERVFISTYQNLGFIHDNKMIVLSPQRKMETFNVTLGSDKLTPTAEDKALEEQAIAWYQTASYAFKNGLMK
- a CDS encoding proton-conducting transporter membrane subunit codes for the protein MTSLLQLFIVIPLAGFLLSLLIPGKQETLMSRVAFSTVGLHLLSFLVFAVYWFIDGLPPYDLKDIVLFKTTGYEFFIDFYFDRVTATYLFVGAFLTFLVTIYSRYYLHREVGYKRFFNTILFFYFGYNLTIFSGNLETLFVGWEILGISSFLLIAFYRDRYLPVKNAVKVFSIYRIGDVGLILAMWLMHHLWHENVTFAKLSNFELVHEHLQRHSWVGVLISLLILISAAAKSAQLPFSSWLPRAMEGPTPSSAIFYGSLAVHLGVFLLLRTFPFWEHQLSVRILIGLLGFVTSVITTGIARVQSSVKSQIAYASIAQIGLIFIEIAAGFSGLALFHFAGNAFLRTYQLLVSPSVVSYLIREQFYNFTPRARSIEDSFPKKMQYTLYMLCLKEWNLDSFMYRYLWNPLKWAGRGLNFLTVSRVMLFFVPAYLIGVASLYGEEVIPPAIHQALPIFFSLLALIAVLKSFTERKNVEMSWILVIMNHFWIALAISFNEHFKYDQTFLYLSGILVSGLLGYFCLRWLKSLEQNIDLDQFHGHSYRHPKLAFIFLLSCLGVSGFPITPTFVGEDLIFTHIHEEQFLLAFFVSLSFIIDGLSIIRIYARVFLGPHVKSVYEMGYRSS
- the msrB gene encoding peptide-methionine (R)-S-oxide reductase MsrB — its product is MQRFVFIVAITLFAACTGNSQNRVEKEKIAKDTAKVIQRTDAEWRAILTSEQYHVLREKGTDAPYMGKYYLHHEKGVYTCAGCGAELFTSDMKFDSECGWPSFDKELAGDKILKIEDTSHGMIRTEIVCARCGAHLGHLFDDGPTLTGKRYCVNSTSLNFESNKKKK